A window from Nyctibius grandis isolate bNycGra1 unplaced genomic scaffold, bNycGra1.pri scaffold_99_arrow_ctg1, whole genome shotgun sequence encodes these proteins:
- the NOP10 gene encoding H/ACA ribonucleoprotein complex subunit 3, whose translation MFLQCYNDERGERVYTLKKLSPAGQPTRSAHPARFSPDDKFSRHRLALKRRFGVLLTQRARPVL comes from the exons ATGTTCCTGCAGTGCTACAACGACGAGCGCGGCGAGCGCGTCTACACGCTGAAG AAGCTGTCCCCGGCGGGGCAGCCCACCCGCTCGGCCCACCCGGCTCGTTTCTCTCCCGACGACAAGTTTTCCCGGCACCGCCTGGCCTTGAAGCGGCGGTTCGGGGTCCTGCTCACCCAGCGGGCGCGGCCGGTGCTctga
- the RABGGTA gene encoding geranylgeranyl transferase type-2 subunit alpha: MAEQARRYPGMHRARGTGNSVWAFPAAVGKWRRSGASVYPSMHLGTAPLKIGPKRCLGVSQHAPRCRTRPAPLPCASHNALQHGRLKVRPPDAARRRQREEKLRLYRSAMAALLEKEARGELDAEALALTGAVLAANPDVGTCWNLRRRALPPDPADCPTGPGTTGAGCCAAPPRPPPAADERALCQRLLAADPRNFHAWEHRRALAAEEDPEAELAFAGELLSRDFSNFSAWHHRGRLLGGGPGGGPGGLPPPRLRAELELVHSAVFTDPHDQSAWVYLRCLLSRASPPPRILCVYVNREDATLAVTFSRPVAVGGAAPALTATLNGSALGGPWHSGEGRPRPAHTWLCDLPPELAPPTSRPRLHFRVTWEPDPAHREVTLLPDENEAWWQEPIRARELFWPEVGVAEAGVLQAQAETCRELLELEPRSRGCLLTLVLLLSALDPLAHEDETRRCLRDLQEADPLRRGFVADVASRAAAAVGVLRAEAGPGGALRLRLPGKALTSLPLLEHAALVTHLDVAGNRLGGLPPALGGLQRLQVLDASHNEVTTLRGLPPLPRLRELRLDGNPISHASALAPLAACPRLAHLRLAETPLAAAPEAAAHLAQLLPRTAVALA; encoded by the exons ATGGCGGAGCAGGCCCGCCGCTATCCCGGCATGCACCGCGCGCGGGGAACCGGAAACTCCGTTTGGGCTTTTCCGGCCGCCGTAGGAAAATGGCGCCGAAGCGGTGCCTCGGTGTATCCCAGCATGCACCTCGGTACCGCCCCGTTGAAAATAGGGCCGAAGCGGTGCCTCGGTGTATCCCAGCATGCACCTCG GTGCCGGACCCGCCCCGCGCCGTTGCCATG TGCTTCCCACAATGCCTTGCAGCACGGCCGCCTGAAGGTCCGCCCCCCGgacgccgcccgccgccgccagcgGGAGGAGAAGCTCCGCCTCTACCGCTCCGCCATGGCCGCCCTGCTGGAGAAG GAGGCGCGGGGCGAGCTGGACGCGGAGGCGCTGGCGCTGACGGGCGCCGTCCTGGCGGCCAACCCCGACGTGGGGACGTGCTGGAACCTGCGCCGCCGCGCCCTGCCCCCCGACCCCGCCGACTG TCCTACGGGGCCTGGCACCACCGGGGCTGGGTGCTGCGCCgcgcccccgcgccccccccccgccgccgacGAGCGCGCCCTGTGCCAGCGCCTGCTGGCGGCCGACCCCCGCAACT TCCACGCCTGGGAGCACCGGCGCGCGCTGGCGGCCGAGGAGGACCCCGAGGCCGAACTGGCCTTCGCGGGGGAGCTGCTGAGCCGCGACTTCTCCAACTTCTCGGCCTGGCACCACCGGGGgcggctgctggggggggggcccgggggggggcccggggggctgccccccccccgcctgcGGGCCG agctggagctggtgcACAGCGCCGTGTTCACCGACCCCCACGACCAGAGCGCCTGGGTCTACCTGCGCTGCCTGCTCTCACGGG CCTCGCCCCCCCCAAGGATCCTCTGTGTCTACGTCAACCGTGAGGACGCCACCTTGGCCGTGACCTTCTCCCGCCCCGTCGCG GTGGGGGGCGCCGCCCCGGCGCTGACGGCGACCCTGAACGGCTCCGCCCTGGGAGGGCCGTGGCACTCGGGGGaggggcggccccgccccgcccacACCTGG CTCTGCGACCTCCCCCCCGAGCTGGCCCCGCCCACCTCCCGGCCCCGCCTCCACTTCCGGGTCACGTGGGAGCCTGACCCCGCCCACCGCGAGGTGACGCTCCTCCCAG ACGAGAACGAGGCGTGGTGGCAGGAACCAATCAGAGCACGGGAGCTCTTCTG GCCGGAAGTGGGCGTGGCCGAGGCGGGGGTGCTGCAGGCGCAGGCGGAGACGTgccgggagctgctggagctggagccgCGCAGCCGCG GCTGCCTCCTGaccctggtgctgctgctctcGGCCCTGGACCCCCTGGCCCACGAGGACGAGACCCGGCGCTGCCTGCGGGACCTCCAG GAGGCGGACCCGCTGCGGCGCGGCTTCGTGGCCGACGTGGCGtcgcgggcggcggcggccgtgGGGGTGCTGAGGGCggaggcggggccgggcggggcccTGAGGCTCCGCCTACCCGGGAAG GCGCTGACGTCACTGCCCCTGCTGGAGCACGCGGCGCTCGTGACCCACCTGGACGTGGCCGGGAACCGCCTGGGGGGGCTCCCCCCGgccctgggggggctgcagcgcCTGCAG GTGCTGGATGCGTCCCACAACGAGGTCACGACCCTGCGGGGGCTCCCGCCCCTCCCCCGCCTGCGGGAGCTGCGGCTGGACGGCAACC CCATCAGCCACGCCTCCGCCCTGGCCCCATTGGCCGCCTGCCCCCGCCTGGCTCATCTGCGATTGGCCGAGACGCCCTTGGCCGCCGCCCCCGAGGCCGCCGCCCACCTGGCCCAGCTCCTCCCCCGCACCGCCGTTGCCCTCGCCTGA
- the NOP9 gene encoding nucleolar protein 9 isoform X2: MGVRRGPRGRAGPGMGPGLEPDTAGYFRRALETLQEGLSPEELGGAELPLGGAEPKGKGAEPAVEGAELPPSFPPLLGQLAEAFEEHLPSLLSPPSASLCLQEALQVLHRSQSPACARLCDALIGHLAPPGPAPGDSALVRGLQDPERSRLLEAAVAVSGPRRLRELFRGQLRGRLRGVATHRVANHGLQRLLDHAPDDVVGEVLQELGPALGDALSRGHPGVLTALLGACRRVPALQQEALRCLFQPALGPVTLHGSLLLQHLLHFGDPGPVLGGLEALPPPALTALARSPPGSHVWDALLASPTVPPRARRRLLRKLKGHFVSLACHRNGSRVLDTVWASSSAPARAAIAAELASQRHALHSDPHGRGVARAFAIDLFLRRRGLWERLQAAPARHRGVLGPLLED, encoded by the exons ATGGGGGTGCGGCGGGGAccccgcggccgggccgggcccgggatGGGGCCGGGGCTGGAGCCCGACACCGCCGGGTACTTCCGACGGGCCCTGGAGACGCTGCAGGAGGGGCTGAGCCCCGAGGAGCTGG GGGGCGCTGAGCTGCCCCTCGGGGGGGCGGAGCCGAAGGGCAAAGGGGCGGAGCCAGCGGTGGAGGGGGCGGAgcttcccccctccttcccgCCCCTCCTGGGGCAATTAGCGGAGGCGTTCGAGGAGCATCTGCCCT CGCTGCTGTCCCCGCCCAGCGCCAGCCTCTGCCTGCAGGAGGCGCTGCAGGTGCTGCACCGCAGCCAATCACCCGCCTGCGCCCGCCTCTGCGACGCCCTCATTGGCCACCTGGCcccgcccggccctgcccccGGCGACAG CGCGCTGGTGCGGGGGCTGCAGGACCCGGAGCGGAGCCGCCTGCTGGAGGCGGCCGTGGCGGTGTCGGGGCCCCGGCGGCTGCGGGAGCTCTTCCGGGGGCAGCTGAGGGGCCGCCTGCGGGGCGTGGCCACCCACCGCGTGGCCAATCACGGGCTGCAGCGCCTGCTGGACCACGCCCCCGACGACGTG GTGGGGGAGGTGCTTCAGGAGCTCGGCCCCGCCCTGGGCGACGCCCTGTCCCgggggcaccccggggtgctcACGGCCCTCCTGGGCGCCTGCCGACGCGTCCCCGCCCTCCAGCAGGAGGCGCTGCGGTGCCTCTTCCAG cccgccCTGGGCCCCGTCACCCTCCACggctccctcctgctccagcacctcctgcaCTTCGGGGACCCGGGGCCGGTCCTGGGGGGGCTGGAggcgctgcccccccccgcGCTGACCGCCCtggcccgcagcccccccggcagCCACGTGTGGGACGCGCTCCTCGCCTCCCCCACCGtccccccccgcgcccgccgccgcctcctgcGCAAGCTCAAG GGTCACTTCGTCTCGCTGGCGTGTCACCGCAACGGCAGCCGCGTCCTCGACACCGTCTGGGCCTCGTCCTCCGCCCCGGCCCGCGCCGCCATCGCCGCCGAGCTGG CCTCCCAGCGCCACGCCCTGCACAGCGACCCCCACGGCCGGGGGGTGGCCCGGGCCTTCGCCATCGACCTGTTCCTGCGCCGCCGGGGGCTGTGGGAGCGGCTGCAGGCGGCCCCCGCGCGCCAccggggggtgctggggccgCTCCTGGAGGACTGA
- the NOP9 gene encoding nucleolar protein 9 isoform X1 — MGVRRGPRGRAGPGMGPGLEPDTAGYFRRALETLQEGLSPEELGGAELPLGGAEPKGKGAEPAVEGAELPPSFPPLLGQLAEAFEEHLPSLLSPPSASLCLQEALQVLHRSQSPACARLCDALIGHLAPPGPAPGDSALVRGLQDPERSRLLEAAVAVSGPRRLRELFRGQLRGRLRGVATHRVANHGLQRLLDHAPDDVVGEVLQELGPALGDALSRGHPGVLTALLGACRRVPALQQEALRCLFQAFGCWEPPERRRACVGLLAGLRPFGGGDKGEEGAEPEPALGPVTLHGSLLLQHLLHFGDPGPVLGGLEALPPPALTALARSPPGSHVWDALLASPTVPPRARRRLLRKLKGHFVSLACHRNGSRVLDTVWASSSAPARAAIAAELASQRHALHSDPHGRGVARAFAIDLFLRRRGLWERLQAAPARHRGVLGPLLED, encoded by the exons ATGGGGGTGCGGCGGGGAccccgcggccgggccgggcccgggatGGGGCCGGGGCTGGAGCCCGACACCGCCGGGTACTTCCGACGGGCCCTGGAGACGCTGCAGGAGGGGCTGAGCCCCGAGGAGCTGG GGGGCGCTGAGCTGCCCCTCGGGGGGGCGGAGCCGAAGGGCAAAGGGGCGGAGCCAGCGGTGGAGGGGGCGGAgcttcccccctccttcccgCCCCTCCTGGGGCAATTAGCGGAGGCGTTCGAGGAGCATCTGCCCT CGCTGCTGTCCCCGCCCAGCGCCAGCCTCTGCCTGCAGGAGGCGCTGCAGGTGCTGCACCGCAGCCAATCACCCGCCTGCGCCCGCCTCTGCGACGCCCTCATTGGCCACCTGGCcccgcccggccctgcccccGGCGACAG CGCGCTGGTGCGGGGGCTGCAGGACCCGGAGCGGAGCCGCCTGCTGGAGGCGGCCGTGGCGGTGTCGGGGCCCCGGCGGCTGCGGGAGCTCTTCCGGGGGCAGCTGAGGGGCCGCCTGCGGGGCGTGGCCACCCACCGCGTGGCCAATCACGGGCTGCAGCGCCTGCTGGACCACGCCCCCGACGACGTG GTGGGGGAGGTGCTTCAGGAGCTCGGCCCCGCCCTGGGCGACGCCCTGTCCCgggggcaccccggggtgctcACGGCCCTCCTGGGCGCCTGCCGACGCGTCCCCGCCCTCCAGCAGGAGGCGCTGCGGTGCCTCTTCCAG GCTTTCGGCTGCTGGGAGCCGCCGGAGCGACGCCGAGCGTGCGTGGGGCTGCTGGCCGGGCTGCGCCCCTTCGGGGGCGGGGACAagggcgaggagggggcggagCCAGAG cccgccCTGGGCCCCGTCACCCTCCACggctccctcctgctccagcacctcctgcaCTTCGGGGACCCGGGGCCGGTCCTGGGGGGGCTGGAggcgctgcccccccccgcGCTGACCGCCCtggcccgcagcccccccggcagCCACGTGTGGGACGCGCTCCTCGCCTCCCCCACCGtccccccccgcgcccgccgccgcctcctgcGCAAGCTCAAG GGTCACTTCGTCTCGCTGGCGTGTCACCGCAACGGCAGCCGCGTCCTCGACACCGTCTGGGCCTCGTCCTCCGCCCCGGCCCGCGCCGCCATCGCCGCCGAGCTGG CCTCCCAGCGCCACGCCCTGCACAGCGACCCCCACGGCCGGGGGGTGGCCCGGGCCTTCGCCATCGACCTGTTCCTGCGCCGCCGGGGGCTGTGGGAGCGGCTGCAGGCGGCCCCCGCGCGCCAccggggggtgctggggccgCTCCTGGAGGACTGA
- the TGM1 gene encoding protein-glutamine gamma-glutamyltransferase K has product MPDADPRLDPGRWAAASFRLQGAPSAPAPRPRRGFWRRLGGCCGCCGCCRRGTEDWEPPPGEVPGRRPPQPPRPGQLAPRGLVVGSAANRVAHHTSEFACPRLVVRRGQPFDLRVLLPRPFDPDGDSLCVELVLGTNPQVAKGTHVLIPLGETSATGWTAEEEKEEEGAERPGGPALNLSLAAPPDAPIGRYRLSVKTRTGAGEYAAPFDDANDFFLLFNPWCPDDHVYMEKTSDLNEYVLNETGRIFYGTEDQIAERSWNYGQFDPGVLEACLYILDRRGMPHCARGDPVMVSRVVSAMVNSLDDNGVLVGNWTGEYGQGTNPSAWAGSVEILRAFHGGGVPVRYGQCWVFAGVMTTVLRCLGLPTRTVTNYNSAHDTDVSLTTDIYFDENMKPLERLNTDSVWNFHVWNDCWMKRPDLPDGYDGWQVVDATPQETSSGLFCCGPCSVTAVKNGEVFLKYDTPFVFAEVNSDKVYWQRQPSGAFAVVHVEEGAIGHRISTLGAGSGARVDITHQYKHPEGSEEERRAVSTATSHGSRPRNRGAPSSGEVTVTVGAGPAVAGAELELRAVARNEGVEPRTLRLRLALAAVRYTGVSGAPFRQEQHRRAVPPGQEETVTMTVAYAEYGPHVGDQDALKLTAAGTVEETGQVVAKELRVRLHTPELTLTLLAPAVVGQETPVQVVFQNPLPDTLSGATLRMEGAGISCPKPYQMGSVRAGQTVRLRQAVVPLRPGRRRLVAALESPRLGPLHGTLELDVAPAATGSTGSAGRDGSPPRRPRRGRRRAAPPAGSTGG; this is encoded by the exons ATGCCGGACGCCGACCCCCGCCTGGACCCGGGCCGCTGGGCGGCCGCCAGCTTCCGCCTGCAGGGGGCGCCCTCggcccccgccccccgcccccgccggggcTTCTGGCGCCGCCTGGGCGGCTGCTGCGgctgctgcggctgctgccgccggggcACCGAGGACTGGGAGCCCCCCCCCGGCGAGGTGCCTGGGCGCcgccccccacagcccccgcGGCCCG GCCAATTGGCCCCCCGGGGGCTGGTGGTGGGCTCGGCGGCCAATCGGGTCGCCCACCACACCTCCGAGTTCGCCTGCCCCCGCCTGGTGGTGCGCCGGGGGCAGCCCTTCGACCTGCGCGTCCTCCTGCCCCGCCCCTTCGACCCGGACGGCGACAGCCTCTGCGTGGAGCTCGTCCTCG GGACCAACCCCCAGGTGGCGAAGGGCACCCACGTCCTCATCCCGTTGGGCGAGACCTCGGCCACCGGTTGGACGgcggaggaggagaaggaagaggaaggggcgGAGCGTCCCGGAGGCCCCGCCCTCAACCTCAGCCTCGCGGCCCCGCCCGACGCTCCCATTGGCCGCTACCGCCTCAGCGTCAAGACCCGCACGGGGGCGGGGGAGTACGCGGCCCCCTTCGACGACGCCAAcgacttcttcctcctcttcaacCCCTGGTGCCCCG aCGACCACGTGTACATGGAGAAAACGAGCGACCTTAACGAGTACGTGCTGAACGAGACCGGGCGCATCTTCTACGGCACCGAGGACCAGATCGCCGAGCGCTCCTGGAACTACGGGCAG TTCGACCCAGGGGTGCTGGAGGCCTGCCTGTACATCCTGGACCGCCGGGGGATGCCCCACTGCGCCCGCGGGGACCCCGTCATGGTGTCGCGCGTCGTGTCCGCCATG GTGAACTCTCTGGACGACAACGGGGTGCTGGTGGGCAACTGGACGGGGGAGTACGGGCAGGGCACGAACCCGTCGGCGTGGGCCGGCTCGGTGGAGATCCTGCGCGCCTTCCACGGCGGCGGCGTCCCCGTGCGCTACGGCCAGTGCTGGGTCTTCGCCGGCGTCATGACCACCG TGCTGCGGTGCCTGGGCCTGCCCACCCGCACCGTCACCAACTACAACTCGGCCCACGACACCGACGTCTCCCTCACCACTGACATCTACTTCGACGAGAACATGAAGCCTCTGGAGCGCCTCAACACCGACTCCGTCTG GAACTTCCACGTGTGGAACGACTGCTGGATGAAGCGCCCCGACCTCCCCGACGGCTACGACGGGTGGCAGGTCGTCGACGCCACCCCCCAGGAGACCAGCAGCG GGCTGTTCTGCTGCGGGCCGTGCTCGGTGACGGCGGTGAAGAACGGCGAGGTCTTCCTCAAGTACGACACCCCCTTCGTCTTCGCCGAG GTGAACAGCGACAAGGTGTACTGGCAGCGCCAGCCCAGCGGCGCCTTCGCCGTGGTGCACGTGGAGGAGGGCGCCATCGGGCACCGCATCAGCACCCTGGGGGCGGGCTCCGGCGCCCGCGTCGACATCACGCACCAGTACAAGCACCCCGAGG GCTCGGAGGAGGAGCGCCGCGCCGTCTCCACCGCCACCTCCCACGGCTCCCGCCCCCGCAACCGGGGCGCCCCGTCCTCGGGGGAGGTGACGGTGACGgtgggggcggggccggcggtgGCGGGGGCGGAGCTGGAGCTGCGGGCGGTGGCCCGGAACGAGGGCGTGGAGCCCCGGACCCTCCGCCTGCGCCTGGCCCTGGCCGCCGTCCGCTACACCGGGGTCTCGGGCGCCCCCTTCCGGCAGGAGCAGCACCGGCGCGCCGTGCCCCCGGGGCAGG aGGAGACGGTGACCATGACGGTGGCCTACGCCGAGTACGGGCCCCACGTCGGGGACCAGGACGCCCTGAAGCTGACGGCGGCCGGGACCGTGGAGGAGACGGGGCAAGTGGTGGCCAAGGAGCTGCGGGTCCGGCTGCACACGCCTGAGCTCACCCTGACG CTGCTGGCCCCGGCCGTGGTGGGGCAGGAGACCCCCGTCCAGGTGGTCTTCCAGAACCCTCTGCCTGACACCCTGAGCGGGGCCACCCTGCGCATGGAGGGCGCCGGCATCTCCTGCCCCAAGCCCTACCAGATGGG gTCGGTGCGGGCGGGGCAGACGGTGCGGCTGCGCCAGGCCGTGGTCCCGCTGCGCCCGGGCCGCCGGCGCCTGGTGGCCGCCCTGGAGAGCCCCCGCCTGGGGCCCCTGCACGGCACCCTCGAGCTCGACGTGGCCCCCGCCgctactgggagcactgggagcgCTGGGAGGGACGGGAGCCCCCCCCGGCGACCGCGCCGCGGCCGGCGACGCgcggccccccccgccgggaGCACCGGGGGGTGA